A stretch of the bacterium genome encodes the following:
- a CDS encoding ABC transporter substrate-binding protein: TKAYGAPPDDVAALTYDAFGLLFTALKNAGKTDRESVRNALARLPGYPGVTGDMKFQEGSGDPVKSAVILQIKGGKFVYVTNAQP, translated from the coding sequence CACGAAGGCCTACGGGGCGCCGCCGGACGACGTCGCGGCGCTGACCTACGACGCCTTCGGCCTGCTCTTCACCGCGCTGAAGAACGCCGGGAAGACCGACCGCGAATCGGTGCGCAACGCCCTGGCCAGGCTCCCCGGCTATCCCGGGGTGACCGGCGACATGAAGTTCCAGGAAGGCTCCGGCGACCCGGTCAAGAGCGCGGTCATCCTCCAGATCAAGGGCGGCAAGTTCGTCTACGTGACGAACGCGCAGCCGTAG
- a CDS encoding sigma-70 family RNA polymerase sigma factor, which produces MGPAPPDADDRDLVRAAASGDARAFEELYRRHRDFVLRLARRFGLGEQDALDVLQETFLYVCRALPRLELRASFTTFLYPAVKHLCLKRKGFLARFLPSGRLFDEEPGVPEPAVAPRGADDFPRLVAGLPDGQREVVLLRFVDGMEIAEIAAALGIPPGTVKSRLHNALNRLRETVGK; this is translated from the coding sequence GTGGGCCCCGCGCCGCCCGACGCCGACGACCGTGACCTCGTCCGGGCCGCCGCGTCGGGCGATGCCCGCGCCTTCGAGGAACTCTACCGGCGCCACCGCGACTTCGTGCTGCGGCTGGCGCGGCGCTTCGGTCTTGGCGAGCAGGACGCCCTCGACGTTCTCCAGGAGACCTTCCTCTACGTCTGCCGGGCGCTCCCCCGGCTGGAGCTGCGCGCCTCCTTCACGACGTTCCTCTACCCCGCGGTCAAGCACCTCTGCCTGAAGCGCAAGGGCTTTCTGGCGCGCTTCCTGCCGTCCGGGAGGCTCTTCGACGAGGAACCCGGGGTGCCAGAGCCGGCGGTCGCCCCCCGCGGCGCCGACGACTTCCCGCGGCTCGTCGCGGGTCTCCCCGACGGCCAGCGGGAAGTGGTGCTGTTGCGCTTCGTCGACGGGATGGAGATCGCGGAGATCGCGGCCGCGCTCGGCATCCCGCCGGGGACGGTGAAATCCCGGCTACATAACGCTTTGAACCGGCTGCGCGAGACGGTCGGGAAGTAG